Genomic DNA from Acidimicrobiales bacterium:
ACATCTCGTCGGGCATGTCGCTGGCCGGCGACGACCACCACGTCGCGTACGGCTCCTCCAAGGGCGGCGTGAACTCGCTGACCCGCTACGTCGCCACCCAGTACGGCCGGCACGGGGTCCGCTGCAACGCGCTCGCGCTCGGGATCGTGACGCCGGACCGCACCCCGTCCCCCGCGGTGGCCCCCTACATCGCCCACAAGCTGGTCGGCCGCCTGGGCCATCCGACCGACGTCGCCGAGATGGTCGCCTTCCTGGCGTCGCCGAGGTCGTCGTACCTCACCGGGCAGGTGATCTCGCTCGACGGCGGTTTCTTCAGCCACGTCCCCACGTTCGTCCCCTGATCGAGGAGCAGCTCGTGAGCGCACCCCGCCGCATCGTCACCACCACCGACGCCTCCGGCCGGTCGGCCGTCGAGAGCGACGGCGCTCCGTCAGCACCCGGACCTCGGCTGACCGTGCTGTGGGAGGCGCGGACGCCGGTCGACCACGACGACATGGGTGGCGACCCCGGGGCTGCGACAGGGTTGCCGGACCCGGGGACGGCCCGGTTCGTGCGGCTCGTGCTGCCCGCTGGCGGCGCCGACGCCGGCGACCCGGGGGCACTGAGCGTCCCGCTGCACCGCACCGACACCCTCGACCTGCTGTACGTGGCCTCCGGGGAGGTCGACCTAGTGCTCGAGTCCGGCCGGGTCCACCTCGCGGCGGGGGACCACCTGGTGATGCAGGGGGACGTCCACGGCTGGCGGACGACCGGCCCCGACGAC
This window encodes:
- a CDS encoding cupin domain-containing protein, translating into MSAPRRIVTTTDASGRSAVESDGAPSAPGPRLTVLWEARTPVDHDDMGGDPGAATGLPDPGTARFVRLVLPAGGADAGDPGALSVPLHRTDTLDLLYVASGEVDLVLESGRVHLAAGDHLVMQGDVHGWRTTGPDDCVLVAVMLGAPARPDKGEP